The Gopherus evgoodei ecotype Sinaloan lineage chromosome 8, rGopEvg1_v1.p, whole genome shotgun sequence genome includes a region encoding these proteins:
- the SIMC1 gene encoding SUMO-interacting motif-containing protein 1 isoform X4, with translation MAEAVLLLSDSGSEGGRSPPRRKRRRLPPRGAEVIDLTGEDVCSEAAAQDTFTVIDLTEVEEERPADFPQGGAGTASSMECASPPSLPALVDIKRERKEVADQGLGAPWDGAHEETKGTHLEGCFSPVSCCAYSVCDPELSSSPTTINSDLGSLASLLLDSDVFSCSPASSNSSSSRRASLDCSAAESRSTCQQREHLPTSPAQRQCSALSSCPPASTPRSPEQPLLETSNSVLTAVKQKPPKPAKLGPVNKAWLHKLRYCRKTPVHHLFLQGVVQDEESHQNAHRRAQPISSRKLSMVSTTMEENFPKGTLQFLMDFVSCHHYPPKEIVSHVIRNILLSSETGKMLKDAYMLLMKIQILHPATATMVGWDWELLRYVMEEQEETLPGRFLFLQYVVQTLEDDFQRNLRLRFLQKSIAKEVLSCDRCFSNVKEVIEWLVAAITGLGFSQPRKQQQKAPCPSSGADCSISSPGPDSAQNDSETGKAEAILPAFLSQKVVLLLQRMLSIAVEVDRSPNCSTNKIADVIFPYLVNIPLRSQSQPINSYFPDPLWTQLGLQEQANQTQYLPQTRAQVFSK, from the exons ATGGCCGAGGCCGTTCTCCTCCTCAGCGACTCGGGCTCGGAGGGCGGCCGCTCCCCGCCCCGCCGGAAGAGGCGGCGGCTGCCCCCGCGAGGCGCG gaGGTCATTGATCTAACCGGGGAGGATGTGTGTTCGGAAGCAGCAGCGCAGGATACCTTCACCGTGATTGACTTGACGGAAGTGGAGGAGGAGCGTCCAGCCGACTTCCCGCAGGGTGGTGCTGGCACTGCTTCCAGCATGGAGTGTGCATCGcctcccagcctccctgccctcGTGGACATAAAGCGTGAAAGGAAAGAGGTGGCCGACCAAGGCCTTGGGGCCCCATGGGACGGAGCCCATGAAGAAACAAAGGGTACCCACTTGGAAGGCTGCTTCTCCCCCGTCTCCTGCTGCGCGTACTCTGTCTGCGACCCTGAGCTCAGCAGCAGCCCCACCACTATTAACAGTGACCTGGGCTCCTTGGCCAGCCTCCTGCTGGACTCAGACGTGTTCTCCTGCTCTCCAGCCAGcagcaatagcagcagcagcaggagagcatcCTTGGACTGCTCCGCCGCAGAATCTCGCAGTACCTGCCAGCAAAGGGAacacctccccacctcccctgctcAGAGACAGTGCTCAGCTCTCTCCAGCTGCCCCCCAGCAAGCACTCCCAGGTCTCCAGAGCAGCCTTTGCTGGAGACAAGTAACTCAGTGCTGACTGCAGTGAAGCAGaagccccccaagccagccaaaCTGGGGCCTGTCAATAAGGCCTGGCTGCATAAACTGCGGTACTGCAGGAAGACTCCGGTACATCACCTTTTCCTCCAGGGAGTGGTGCAGGATGAGGAATCCCACCAG AACGCACACCGGAGGGCACAGCCCATCTCCAGCAGAAAATTGAGCATGGTATCCACCACCATGGAGGAGAACTTCCCCAAGGGCACCCTGCAGTTCCTAATGGACTTCGTGTCCTGCCACCATTACCCTCCAAAGGAGATTGTGTCCCATGTGATCAGGAATATCCTGCTGAGCTCAGAGACTGGGAAGATGCTGAAGGATGCCTACATGCTGCTGATGAAAATTCAAAT CCTTCATCCAGCTACCGCCACAATGGTGGGATGGGACTGGGAGCTGCTACGGTATGTCATGGAAGAACAG GAGGAGACGCTCCCAGGGCGCTTTCTGTTCCTGCAGTACGTGGTGCAGACCCTGGAGGATGATTTCCAGCGGAACCTGAGGCTGCGCTTCCTGCAGAAATCCATTGCCAAGGAGGTGCTTTCCTGTGACCGGTGCTTCAGCAACGTCAA GGAGGTGATCGAGTGGCTGGTTGCTGCCATTACTGGACTTGGATTTTCCCAGCCCCGAAAGCAGCAACAGAAAGCACCATGTCCCTCATCAGGGGCTGACTGTAGCATCTCCTCCCCTGGGCCAGACTCAGCACAGAACGACAGTGAAACTGGGAAGGCAGAGGCCATCCTACCGGCTTTCCTTTCCCAAAA GGTGGTGCTGCTTCTCCAGAGGATGCTGTCCATAGCCGTAGAGGTGGACAGGTCTCCCAACTGTAGCACCAATAAGATCGCTGATGTGATATTTCCCTACTTGGTGAACATTCCTCTCAGGAGCCAAAG CCAGCCAATCAACTCCTACTTTCCTGACCCCCTATGGACACAGCTGGGTCTTCAAGAACAGGCTAACCAGACTCAGTACCTTCCACAGACTAGAGCCCAGGTGTTCTCCAAGTAA